The genomic DNA AGGGCAGGTCAGGGGCGCTGGAGGCCGCTCGGCTCAGTCGAGGTAGTCGCGCAGCACCTGGGAGCGCGACGGGTGCCGCAGCTTCGACATGGTCTTGGACTCGATCTGGCGGATGCGCTCGCGCGTGACGCCGTACACCTTGCCGATCTCGTCCAGGGTCTTGGGCTGCCCGTCGGTGAGCCCGAAGCGCATGGAGACCACGCCCGCCTCGCGCTCGGAGAGCGTGTCGAGGACGGAGTGCAGTTGCTCCTGCAGCAGGGTGAAGCTGACCGCGTCGGCCGGCACGACCGCCTCGGAGTCCTCGATGAGGTCGCCGAACTCGCTGTCGCCGTCCTCGCCCAGCGGGGTGTGCAGGGAGATGGGCTCGCGGCCGTACTTCTGGACCTCGATGACCTTCTCCGGGGTCATGTCCAGCTCCTTGGCCAGCTCCTCCGGGGTGGGCTCGCGGCCCAGGTCCTGGAGCATCTGGCGCTGCACGCGGGCCAGCTTGTTGATGACCTCGACCATGTGCACGGGGATGCGGATGGTACGGGCCTGGTCGGCCATCGCGCGGGTGATCGCCTGCCGGATCCACCAGGTGGCGTACGTGGAGAACTTGTAGCCCTTGGTGTAGTCGAACTTCTCGACGGCGCGGATCAGACCGAGGTTGCCCTCCTGGATGAGGTCCAGGAAGAGCATGCCGCGGCCCGTGTAGCGCTTGGCGAGGGAGACCACGAGGCGGAGGTTGGCCTCCAGCAGGTGGTTCTTCGCGCGGCGGCCGTCCTCGGCGATGATCTCCAGCTCGCGGCGGAGCTTCGGCGCCAGCTTGTCGGCGGCGGCGAGCTTGTCCTCGGCGAAGAGGCCGGCCTCGATCCGCTTGGCGAGCTCCACCTCCTGCTCGGCGTTGAGCAGGGGGACCTTGCCGATCTGCTTCAGGTAGTCCTTGACCGGGTCGGCGGTGGCGCCGGCCGCGGCGACCTGCTGCGCGGGGGCGTCGTCCTCGTCCTCGTCGGAGAGCACGAAGCCCTCCGCCTCGGCCTCGGCGGGCGGCTCCTCCTTCTCCAGGGAGCCGTCCTCCGGGCCGGCGGCGCCGGACTCGCCGTCCTTGGCCGCGCCCTTCTTGCCGGCCGCCTTCTTGGCCGGGGCCTTCTTCGCCGCGGTCTTCTTGGCGGCCGCCTTCCTGGCGGTGGTCTTCTTGGCGGCGGCCTTCTTCTCCGGCTCGTCCGCCGGGTCGCCCAGGCCCGCGGGCACCGGATCGTCCATGGGGGCCTCCTGGACCGCGTGCGCCGTGGCCGTGGCCGTCGGCTTCTTCGTCGCGGTCTTGGCGGGGACGGCTTGCTTGGCGACCGCCTTCGTGGCGGTCCGTTTCGCCGGGGTCTTCGCCGGCACGCTCTTGCGGGTGCGCTTGGGCGCCTCTGCGGCACTGACCATCAGTGTCACACCCTCCTCTTCGAGGATCTGATTGAGGCTGCGCAGGACGCTCTTCCACTGGGTGGGCGGAATCTGGTCAACCTCGAAGGCACGACGCACGTCATCACCGGCGATCTGCCCTTCGGCCTTCCCCCGCTCGATGAGTGCCATCACGGACTCAGCTTCGGCGATCTCCGGCGGGAGCGTACGGGATGTGCTGGCCGACACGAACAACCTCTCGAAACGATGGGAACGACCGGTGGCGGGGATGGACCACCGGCGTAGAGGCGGAACCGCGATACGTGCGCCACCACCTCTTAGGTCATCGCGCCTTCCCGCACAGCGTTACGCCCAATCCACGTGGCCCAGGTCACAATCTACCGCCACCGGCGCGGCGGCACGAAAGCCGCCCGGCAGGCGCCGGCCCGTCCGGGCGCCCCCAGGGCGTGCGGACGCCCGGGCGGAGCGCGGCGTGCGCCCGCCGTGCGGCGGTTGTGCGCCGGGGGTGCGGGGCGCGCGGGGCTGGTGGGGCCGGGTACGGCCGGGTGGGTGCCCGGGCGGGTGGTCCGGCGGCGTTCCGGGGTCTCCGGGGGTGTCCTGCGGATGTCCGGGGCGGGTGCCCGGGTCGTCTCCGGGGGGTCGGTCTCGTACGGGCCGGAGCGCGGGCGTCGCGGTACGTGCCCGGGTGGCTGCCCGGACGCGTCGTCCGGGGGTCGTCCGGGGGTGTGCCCCGGGGGTCTCCCGGGCCGCCCCTGCGGCGGGGGTGTCCCGGGGCCGCCCCTGCGGCCGGCCGGTGCGACCCGGCCCGGCCGGAGGCCGGCTCGGGTGTCCGGGGCCTCACGCGGTGGGCTCGGGCGCCCGGCGCCGCCAGGCGGTGGGCCGGTCCTGCCGGGGCGCGACGCCGCCGTCCCCCGGCGGGGGCCGGCGGTGCCGGTGCGCGTACCGACGGGGGCGCGGGGCCGGGGCCTCGCGCCCGTACCCCGCCGTCAGTGCTCGCGCGGCGCCGGCACGACGCGGTCGCCCGCGCCGACCTCGGTGTGCACGCCCAGCAACTGCCGCATCGCCGACTCGGCCGCGGCGCCGTCGCCGCTGCCCAGCGCCTCCACGATGTGCACGTGGTGGGTGACGGCCTGCTCGCTCGGGCGGTCGCAGCCGCCGGCGGGGCCGCCGGAGACCTGCAGTGCCGCGGCGACCACGCCGGCCAGGTGCTCCAGCATCCGGTTCCCCGCGACCTGGAGGACCAGCGCGTGGAACTCGGCGTCGGCGCGGGCGAACGTGACCGTGTCGCCCTGCACCAGCGCGTGGCTCATGATCTCGGCCATGTCCGTCAGCCGCTGCTGGACGGCGCCGCGGCCGTGGCCCGCCGCGAGCCTGGCGGCCAGCGGCTCGATCGTCCAGCGCAGCTCGCACAGCTCCCGGCGCTGGTCCTCGCGCTGCGGGCCGAAGGCCCGCCACTCGATGATGTCCGGGTCGAGCAGGTTCCAGTCGCTGACCGGGCGGACCCGGGTGCCGACGTTGGGGCGCGCGCTGACGAGGCCCTTGGCCTCCAGCACGCGCAGGGACTCGCGCACCACGGTGCGCGAGACCTCGAAGCGCTGCCCGATCTCCTCGGGCACGAGCGGGCGGTCGGCGCCCAGATCGCCGGAGACGATCATCTGGCCGAGCTGCTGGACGAGTTGGCCGTGGAGGCCGCGGCCCCGGCTGGTCGCCGCGCGGCGGCCGACGCGGCCGATCTCCGGCTCCCCGGCGTCCCAGGCGGGCGGGGCGGGCGGCGCGGGGGCGGCGGGCGGCGCGGCGGGGCCGGGGGCGGCGGCCGGGGGGACGGGAGCGGCGGGGGCGGCGGCCGCGGGGCCGTCGGGGTACGGGTAGCGGTCCAGATCCCCGTGGCCGGCGAAGCCGGACTCGGAGGAACGGGCCGTCATCATGGTCTGCGCAAGGGTACTCACCAAACCTTTGTCGGCGGACGCCCCGGCCGCCTTGAGGGCTTTGGTGAAAAGCACACGAAAGGGTGATCGCCCAGCGCCCCTCCATTGACGCCGCGGCGACCTCAAACCGGTGGGAAACCGGCTATTCACCAGGCGAGTTGAAAACCTTCCGTACGAAACTCGGACACCCGCTCCGCTCCAGCGCGCGCCCCAGGGACCGGGCGCGGCCCGCGGTCAGGACGTACGCGCCGAGGAGGGCCCCGAGCGACAACACCAGCGCGTGCCCGAAAGGTTGGGCGGGCACGCCGAACACGCCGCCGAGGTGCAGTCCGCTGCCGGGCCTGGGGATGTGCAGCACGCGCATGAGCTGCACCGGAAGTTCCCCGAGGCGGCGTACGGCGCCGGTGTCGGCGAGCGCGTGGATGCCGGGGGCGACGGCGACGGGCACGGTGAGCACGGCGGCAAGCCCCAGCGACGCCGACGTGAACAGCCCGGCGGCCAGCACCCCGGTCCAGGCGCAGCCCACCGTCACGCCCGCCCAGCTCAGCAGTTGCAGACCGCCGTCGGCAGGCATGTCCACGATGTCGCCGAAGAGCACGAGGAGCGCCGTCGCGTCCGCGAGCAGGACCGCGACGAAGAGCAGCAGCGCCACGGCCGTGCTCACGGCGAGCTTGGCGAAGAGCAGGCCGAGGCGGCGCGGCACGGCACCGACGGCCGGGGTGAGCGAGGGGAAGCTGAACTCCTGGCCGAAGGCGTACGCGCCGAGCAGCCCGGCGCCGATCGCGGCGGGCGGCAGCGGGAAGACCGGCGCCCAGCCGGTGAGCATGCGCACGGCGGGGGCGTCGGAGACGGCGGAGCCGCCCGCGGAGTGCGCGAGGAGGGCGGCTCCGGCGACGGAGGCGGCGAGGGTGCCGGCGGCGGCGATGCGGGGCAGCCGGGAGCCGGAGCCGGCACGGCGCAGCTCGTAGCGCAGGGGGTGGGCGGGGCCGGGGAGCCAGCGGCGGCGCAGCGGTCCCGCGAGGGGGGCGTCGTCGGGGCCGGCCACGGGGGCGGGGATGAAGGTGCCGGCGGGCGGGGTGTCGCCGGCGGCCGGCGGCTCGGCGCCGGTGTCAGTGCCGGGTTCTAGGGTGGCCGTGGCGGTGGCGGTGCGGGTGGCCGCGGGCACGGTGGCTGCGGGGACGGCTGCTTCGGGGATGGCGGTGAGGACGGACTCGTGGGAGGAGTCGGTGAGTTGATGGAGCAGGATGCCGTTGCGGTACGCGAGTTCGCCGACGGCCGCGCTGTCCGTCCCGTAGACGGCCAGGACGCCGCCGTCGCGGCGTACCACCTCGATGCGCCGTTCCGGCGTGCTCGCCTGCCGCGTCAGATAACTGGCGAACCGCTCGGACTGCGGCGTCCTGATGAGGACGCAGGGGCGCAGCCGCAGCCGGGCGAAGTCGTCGGCCTCCTCGTCGGCGACGAGCCGGCCGGCCCGCAGGGTCAGCACCCGGTCGGCGAAGCGGGCGGCGACGCGCGGCTGGGCGGTGGCGAGCACGACGCAGACTCCGGCGGCGGCCAGCTCCCGCAGCAGCGCGTAGTAGAACGCCGCCTCGCGGCGCGGGAGATCGCGTACGGGGTCGTCGAGCAGCAGGGAGTGCGGCTGGCCGAGGAGCGCGGTGGCGAGGCCGAGGCGGCGGTCCATGCTGAGGGAGAGGGCGTCGAGCCGGTCGTCGGCGAGCGCGTCGAGGCCGACGTGGGTGAGCAGGGCGTCGGCGCGGGCCGCGGGGACGCCCACGGCGGCGGCGAGCATGCGCAGGTGGCTGAGCACGGTGCGCGCGGGGTGGCCCGCGACGTCGCCGAGCACGGCGCCGACCTCGCGGGCGGGGGCGGGGAGCCGGCTCAGCGGGCGGCCGTCGTACAGCGCGATGCCGCGGCCGCTGTCCAACTGGAGCATGAGGCGCAGCGCGGCGGTCTTGCCGGCACCGGGC from Streptomyces sp. CMB-StM0423 includes the following:
- a CDS encoding ATP-binding cassette domain-containing protein, which codes for MIQAIGLTSRPRGGRPPAVRDLTFEAEAGRVTALLGEPGAGKTAALRLMLQLDSGRGIALYDGRPLSRLPAPAREVGAVLGDVAGHPARTVLSHLRMLAAAVGVPAARADALLTHVGLDALADDRLDALSLSMDRRLGLATALLGQPHSLLLDDPVRDLPRREAAFYYALLRELAAAGVCVVLATAQPRVAARFADRVLTLRAGRLVADEEADDFARLRLRPCVLIRTPQSERFASYLTRQASTPERRIEVVRRDGGVLAVYGTDSAAVGELAYRNGILLHQLTDSSHESVLTAIPEAAVPAATVPAATRTATATATLEPGTDTGAEPPAAGDTPPAGTFIPAPVAGPDDAPLAGPLRRRWLPGPAHPLRYELRRAGSGSRLPRIAAAGTLAASVAGAALLAHSAGGSAVSDAPAVRMLTGWAPVFPLPPAAIGAGLLGAYAFGQEFSFPSLTPAVGAVPRRLGLLFAKLAVSTAVALLLFVAVLLADATALLVLFGDIVDMPADGGLQLLSWAGVTVGCAWTGVLAAGLFTSASLGLAAVLTVPVAVAPGIHALADTGAVRRLGELPVQLMRVLHIPRPGSGLHLGGVFGVPAQPFGHALVLSLGALLGAYVLTAGRARSLGRALERSGCPSFVRKVFNSPGE
- a CDS encoding FadR/GntR family transcriptional regulator, with product MLFTKALKAAGASADKGLVSTLAQTMMTARSSESGFAGHGDLDRYPYPDGPAAAAPAAPVPPAAAPGPAAPPAAPAPPAPPAWDAGEPEIGRVGRRAATSRGRGLHGQLVQQLGQMIVSGDLGADRPLVPEEIGQRFEVSRTVVRESLRVLEAKGLVSARPNVGTRVRPVSDWNLLDPDIIEWRAFGPQREDQRRELCELRWTIEPLAARLAAGHGRGAVQQRLTDMAEIMSHALVQGDTVTFARADAEFHALVLQVAGNRMLEHLAGVVAAALQVSGGPAGGCDRPSEQAVTHHVHIVEALGSGDGAAAESAMRQLLGVHTEVGAGDRVVPAPREH
- a CDS encoding RNA polymerase sigma factor translates to MSASTSRTLPPEIAEAESVMALIERGKAEGQIAGDDVRRAFEVDQIPPTQWKSVLRSLNQILEEEGVTLMVSAAEAPKRTRKSVPAKTPAKRTATKAVAKQAVPAKTATKKPTATATAHAVQEAPMDDPVPAGLGDPADEPEKKAAAKKTTARKAAAKKTAAKKAPAKKAAGKKGAAKDGESGAAGPEDGSLEKEEPPAEAEAEGFVLSDEDEDDAPAQQVAAAGATADPVKDYLKQIGKVPLLNAEQEVELAKRIEAGLFAEDKLAAADKLAPKLRRELEIIAEDGRRAKNHLLEANLRLVVSLAKRYTGRGMLFLDLIQEGNLGLIRAVEKFDYTKGYKFSTYATWWIRQAITRAMADQARTIRIPVHMVEVINKLARVQRQMLQDLGREPTPEELAKELDMTPEKVIEVQKYGREPISLHTPLGEDGDSEFGDLIEDSEAVVPADAVSFTLLQEQLHSVLDTLSEREAGVVSMRFGLTDGQPKTLDEIGKVYGVTRERIRQIESKTMSKLRHPSRSQVLRDYLD